The genomic region cccctctcctctctccccctcccccctccccccctccctcccccctccccccctctctcccccccctccccccctctctcccccccctccccccctcccctcctctctcccccccctccccccctcccctcctctctcctctctcccccccctccccccctcccctcctctctcctctctccccccccctccccccctcccctcctctctccccccccctccccccctcccctcctctctcctcccccctccccccctcccctcctctctcctcccccctccccccctcccctcctctctcctctctccccccccctccccccctcccctcctctctcctctctcctctctccccccccctccccccctctctcccccccctccccccctctctccccccccctccccccctctctcccccccctccccccctctctcctcccccctccccccctctctcctcccccctccccccctctctcctctctcccccccctcccccccctccccccctctctcctctctcccccccctcccccccctcccccccctccccccctctctcctctctccccccctcctctcctctctcctctctcctctctccccccctccccccctccctccccccctccccccctccctccccccctcccccccctccctcccccccccccccccctccctcccccctcttcccccctctctctccccctcccccctccctccctctccccccgcacccctcccccctccccacctctctccccctccctccccccctctctccccccccccctccccccctctctccccccctccctctccccccctccccccctccctccctctctccccccctccctctccccccctccccccctccctctccccccctccccccctctctccccccctccccccctccctctccccccctccctctccccccctccccccctctctccccccctccctctccccccctccctctccccccctccccccctctctccccccctccccccctctctccccccctccctctccccccctccccccctctctccccccctccccccctccctctccccccctccctctccccccctccccccctctctccccccctccctctccccccctccccccctctctccccccctccccccctccctctccccccctccctctccccccctccccccccccccctccctctccccccctccccccctccccccctctctcccccccctccctctcccccccccctccctctccccccctccccccctccccccctctctcccccccctccctctccccccccccctccctccccccccctcccccccccccccccccccccccccccctccccccctccccccctccctccctccctccccccctccctctccccccctccccccctccccccctccctctccccccctcccccccccccccccctccctctctccccctccctctcccctctccccccctccctctcccctctccccccctccccccctctctctccccccctccccccctctctctcccccctccccccctctctctccccccctccgaCTCCCCCCCCTCTCCGACTCGTCCCCCCGCCACTCCCCTCACCCGGTAATGCGCCATCTTCCTCCCCCGCCGGGAACGTCACCGCGTCCGAGGCGCAGGCGCCGCTCCGCCAGTCAACGTTCCCATGGCGACCGGAGGAGCAACGCAGgcgcagagggagggagggagggagggagcgccgccctAGTGACCGACACAGTCCCAGTGatcaacagtccagatgaaggatccgaaaaattgactgtccatttcccagcATAGATGCCGcccatcctgctgagttcctctagcattttatgTTGCCTCAGTGACCCAACACAGTCCCAGTGACCCAACACAGTCCCAGTGACCAATGTAGTCCAAATGACCCAACACAGTCCCAGTCACTCAACACAGTCCTAGTGATCTAACACAATCTCAGTAACCCAATGCAGTCCCAGTTACTCCACACAGTCCCAGTGTCCCAACACAGTCCCAGTGAGCAACACGGTCCCAACATAACAATTCAGGTATTACATGGGTTGAATCAGACTGCCTGTCCCTCATAGCCCCCCCACAGCCGCTCCACTatgcagtaagatcatggctgacttttcaCCACTGCCACGTTTCCCCACAtccttcaattcccttaatatctaaaaatcaattgatcccactttgaatatactcagcatctGAGCCTCTGgtggagaaatccaaagattccctCCTCTCTGTtatcttagtcctaaatggctgaccccttattttgaggctgtgaccaTTGGTTCTTGAGACATCATTCCTGCAACAACCCTGTCAAACCCACTAAGAGTGATGTATGTTTTGTGAGGTCACCTTTCTTCTGAACTTTAGAGTGTATAGGCCATCTGGCTTAAACTCTCCTCATGACACAAAGTACCCTATTCCAGGAATTACTCTTGTGAACCGTACCTGCATTGTCTCTATTACAAGTATATTCGTTCTTCAGTTGGGAGAACAGACCttgtatgcaatattccaggtgtagcctctatataattgcaataaggcAGCTTTACTCTTATACTTAAATCCTATCGCAGTAAAGGCCAATACATCacatgccttcctaattgcttgctgtaattGTGTgtgaactttcagtgatttgtacacAAGGGCTCCTAGATTCCTCTGAATACTAACACTTTTCAGTgtctcaccattaaaaaaaatctattttgtcCTCCAAAAGGATTGACACGATATTCTccaggttattggtattggtattggtttattattgtcacttgtaccgaggtacagtgaaaaacttgccttgcaaaccgatcttacaggtcaattcattgcacagtgcagttacattgagttagtacagagtgcatagacgtagtacaggtaaaaacaataacagtacagagtaaagtgtcacagctacagagaaagtgcagtgcaataaggtgcaaggtcacaacaaggtagatcgtgaggtcatcgtccattcattgtataagggatccgttcaatagtcttatcacagtggggcagaagctgtccttaagtctggtggtacgtgccctcaggcacctgtatcttcttgTCTTCAGCCATCTGCCTCGTCTTCAGCCATCCATCGAAGCCTCACTGCGTCCTACGTACAACTCACACAGCCATCCAGCTCTAtaccatcagcaaacatggatacaTAAAACTTGGTccttcacccaaatcattgatgaaTGCAGTGAACATTTGGGCCTCCAAcaacaatccctgtggcaccccattaGTTATAGCCTTTCAAACCTAAACAGAGCTGTTCATTCATGTTTTGTTTTTTGCCAATTCTCAGTCCACACTGGAATATTATTACCCCAATCCTGTGTGCTCAAATTTTATTCAGTAACCTCCTCTGTGGTATCTTATTGAAGGTCATCTGAATATCCAAATACCCACTAGTTCCTCCTTATCTCTCCTgccagttacaacctcaaaaaactcttAACAGATTTGCCAGAtatgatttcactttcataaGTCTAATGGTGACTCTGTTCACCCCTTTGGGGAGATAATGCACAGATTAATATCCCGTCTGAAAGCTGCCACCTCTCCCTCAGTACAGTCTTTGAGGGTTGGATCGGATTTTGTGGTCACATCTTGGAGAGAGGTTGGACTCAAACCCATGAATGCTGGGTAGGTGGATACTGCAGCATACCCCCATTACTTGAATAGAATATAGTTGGATTTCAGATAACCTAGAGGAGTCCTATAAGCCAGCAGGAAGAGTGTTTTCACTATACTTGTTCTGCAAAGCATAATCCCCATAGCTGAATAGGGAATCAGATTACAGTCCCCCACTAGGAGTTCTGATTACACCTCGGCACACAATAGCTCAGGTAACTTGGGCATCGGTTGAGCTGCTGTGTCCAGTGTTCAAAGCCTCTGGAGCTATTTGCAGACCTTCGTCAAGGACGAACATCACCCTTCTTGACCAGGATGTTTATCACCGTGAGGCATGGGGGTAAGGTGGTGGTGCCCAGCTTCTCCACAGCCATGTTGGTTGCCATGGTCTGTTGTGTAGTAAACATAGACATCGTAAGTCATTCACTGTTCTTAGGTTTATTGAGGAGTGAGGTAATGGGTTGAGGGCCTACTGTAGAGGAGTGGGAGGTGTTTACAGAAGGAGGATCTTGCTGAGGTGCCTTCAGTGAGTCGAAGAAGGAAGAGGAAACGATGTGTGTTTGAGGGATCCAGACTGAGGAGGAAACAAAGCTGGAAATAACTTTCGAACAAAGGGGACTGGAAATCCAGAGCTCTCTCGCACAGAAAGCTGTTGTGCGTGGGGCTCGACAATGCCGCTTCTAGGTTTATGTGAGGCAAGGGTAACAGATCCAGATGAGTAGAGGTTGAGGCACCAATCAGCCAGTATCCAATGAATAGCCGAACAGCCTCAATGACCTGTTCCCTTTCCCTTCCAGGTTAACCAGGGAACCAGAAATTACACAGAAccaggatttggggggggggggggggtggtttgggtggtcttgaaaaaaaaagacattgtgAGAGGTTATATTTGAGCTCTGAGGGTGAATGTTCCAATTATATATTCGGAGATAGTTGGGCAGATTATTGCAATGTCTGCTAGTATGGTATGTATGATTTCATGCTGcgattgaattaatttttttatcaaaatatatttaaagcCCTATGTATGCTTCCACATGCCGTAAAGAAAGAAATTGGGTTGCTCCTATGTTCGGTGTACTGAAGTACTGAAAATTGTTTGGCCTGGGTGTCTGAAAATCATGAAATTTGTCTAAATCACCAACATTTTGGAGGTTTATGCCCGATGTTAAAACAGGGCCtatgcagctcctgacagacaaAGATAAATTTAGGACTTGGAGAAAGGTATGGGCCGTTAAAGGCACACTCGCCTCTCCCCAGCTAGCCAGCAGCTACCCACACCATGAATGcacagaggagagggagaagctagGGAGAGGGAAAGTTCCCGGAttcacagagggagagagagagagagccaagcCCTGGTGATTGAAACAGGTCCTAGTTGGCAGGGAGCCCAGAAGACCCACTAGAGCCACCATCAGAAGCACCATCAGGAGGTGGCTACAGTTGTCTCCCCCAAAAGCAAGAATCCCTACATCATGGGGCAATGTCACTAGAAGTTTCATGCCTTCAGTGTCATTGAGGGCCATACATCACTTCGAGTCCTGCTGTCTCACACAGACACTGAATCCAGACTCATGCACATCACACATGTACACAAACTGTTGATCATCACAATTGTCACCCCAGCCAATACCACCCCATCCTTTCCCCATCACAGAAATCTACCCTCCCCACGCTTCCAGCACAGACGACATGCCTCCAAAGatgttcctccacagatgctgcctgacctgttgagtattcccagaattaactgttcttgtttcagatttccagcttttcctgTACTTTTAATGTTCACTGCACCTTGCATCCCAATGGGACTGCTGTTTGCTAGGACCCCTAGGTATCCTGACCACACTTGTGACAACAAGAGAAGTCCTCTACATGTCCTGAGATTTAGATGCACAGCAAAAGTTTGTATCTGTTTGCAGCCCCTGCTGTGAGCCCAACAATCAGTTTTTGACAATGGTTTATCTATTCCTGTTGATGGAGATAAACAGATAGTCATCATGGAATCTAAAAGGAAACTGTTTACAGTTATATTGCATATTCAAAGAACTGAGTTGCAGCAAAGTCTAAGAACCTGCCGTTATAGggtttttataattatttatctCTTAAATCACAGCTGGTCAGACAAAGATTTTCAATCACCGTTGTCGAATTGTGAACTTCATTGACTACATCAAACAGACATGTGGCACTGGGACGGAAGGTATTGTTAAATGGTGGGGATGCAAAATCTAACACTGGGCCCATTAGCTGAGCAGGAAAGGTGTGATCTATACACAGACTCTTCTCTGTATTTCTGTTCTGTGAGGTATGTAGGCAGGATAGAGCTTCTGACTGGACCTCCCTGACTGATGGGAACAAACTCAACCAACATAGTGGCTGATGCAGGCCGACCCCAAgaaatgaacaggttctgtttttacagatatccataagtcaatttttgtCCATAATTCGAAAAACagacaaaaatcactcgatatggtaaccatacctacacagtattgtaatgaatggcatcaaaaatgcACAAGACTTATATAAAGGAACGATTactaaaagcagagagagagaggaaactcatTCTGCTGTTCCTGGGAACTAACGTATGTACgtacatcagacttctgaatttaacttgggcaagtttgaggtgttgcactttggtaggttaaactagggtaggacttacacagtatatggtaggaccctggagagtattgttgaatagagagacctagggctacaggtacatagttcactggaagtggagacacaggtagacagggtggtgaagaatgcgtttggcatgcttgccttcatcagtcaaggtactgagtacagaaaatgggatgtcatattacaactgtacacacttggagtattttgtgtagtcctggtcacccagctattaAGTTGaagggatgcagaaaagatttacgaggatgttgctgagactggggatcttgagctatgaggagagactggataggctgggacttttttccctggagcgtaggaggctgaggggtgaccttataaaggtgtataaaatcataaggggcatcgATAAGCTGAATGGTCaggcttttcccagggtaggggagtctaaaattacagggcatagacttaaggtgagaggggaaagatttaaaagggacctgaggggcaatttttcctcacagagggtggtgggtgtgtggaacgagctgccagaggaagctgtagaggcggggacaattacagcgtttaagcgacacttagacaggtatgtCGAGAGGaaagttttggagggatatgggccaaacgcaggcaaatgggattagggcggcatggtagtgtagcggttagcgcgacgctattacagcgccagcgattggggttcgattcccgtcgctgtctgtaaggagtctgtgcgttctcccgtgactgcgtgggtttccttcgggtgctccggtttcctcccacattctaaagacgtacgggtaggttaatttgggggtttaaaatgggcggcgcggacacgttgggctggaagggcctgatACCACACTATAAgtaaaatttagaaaaatttaatatttaagctcagatagacaacttggtcagcatgggtgagttgggccgaagggcctgtttccatgttgtatatctctatgactctaataatattatgggagctcattcgtatgtattaagctgaaaggatgcagaaaagatttacgaagatgttgctgagactggggatcttgagttataaggagagactggatagtggTGTCTGTAAGTCAGACATTCATAACCCAGGAACAGCCTGTACACCAAAGCATCAGGAATCACTCCACACTTGCTTACCCTATCCACCACTGTAACCTTCCCAGTCTGGGCCTTTACTGCAgaaaaagcaagaggataaggaAGGAATTGCAACATCACTCAGAAAGGTAGGATGCAGCTAAAACTATCAAATAACAAAAAGGCTAAGGTGTATATAGTCTCTGTTACaaactcaggatgtcccaaagacTTTGTAACCGAGGAAGTATTCTTAAAGTGTAGTCTCTGTCATAAGGCAGGGAATGGaccagtcaatttgtgcacagcaagctcccacaagagaaagtttgtaggtgacacgaaaattggcggtgttgtggccattgagaaaggttgtctaaggcaggatatagatcaggtggaaagttgggcagaccgtaggaagatggaatttaatcctgacaaatgtgaggtgattcattttggcaAGTCCAATAGTGTCGGACATATATGGTAATTGGTAGGGtgatgaggaatgttgatgaacggagagaccttggggttcaagtccatagttccccaaaagtggcaacacaggtagatagggtggtgaagaaggcacaatgcatgcttgccttcataggttggagcACAGAATATAtaagttgggacataatgttgcaactttacaaaacactggatagatagcacttggaatattgtgtgcaattctggtcaccacactataggaagaacggTTGTGCTGGCGAgattgcagaggaggttcaccaggacgttgcctggattggaggactttaggtaTGGGGacagtttggataggctgggcttgttttccctggagtggaggaggctgagagacgacctgatagaggtatttcaaattataagaggcatagagagggtaagTAGAAtcgttttcccatggtaggggtttcacaaaacaaaaaggtgtaggtttaaggtgagaggtaggagatttaaaggggatctgaggggtaagttttttacacaggaagtggttgatatttggaaggtGCTACCAGAGGACGTGGAGTCACTACCTTTGATAAACATTTAGGTATGGAAAGGCATCGAAGGATATGGGACCTAAGGCAGGCAaacgtagatgggcaaaaaggcagcatggacatggtgggccgaagggcctgtttctgtactgtacaactctatgactgtgagaCCAATGCCACAGTAACCAGATTGTCAATTTGTGATGTTAGTTGAATGTTATAGCAGTGCTGCAGCAGAGAACTCACCTGCTCTTCCACAAGTTAATCCTACAGGACTTTTAATGACAACCTCAGGTAGCAGACAGGGCCTCATTGCAACATCTGATAGAAAAGATGTCCATCCATCATTGTAGCTCTTCCCTAGCACTACACTGGAGCATTAGTCGGGATGAGGTGACCAATTCCTAGACCCAGGCTTAACGCCACAAACTTCCAACTCAGAGGCAAGCATGCTGAAAACTGAGACACTCATCTCAATTTCTCTTCCCTTGGAGCATGCATCGACCTGGTCGATGAAGCCGGCAACTTGATGAATCTCAGTGCCCAGCAAAACTCCCTCGAGCCAGCCAGCAACATCCTGACAGCACGACAGAGATATATCCTCATCAAAATGTCAAGTGAGTAAACTCAGAGCTTCTTCAATGTCCAAACAATAGGGCTGATGATTGCTGCACCCCAGCTATGGCAACAGAAATCATTTGGGAAGGATATAGCCATAGTCATTGAGAACGATGCGGTGAGAACTGTGGTCACTGTGCGGCCAGGAACAAAGCAGTCACAAAGCAGAAATCGATGTTGTAGGATCAAAGGGCGGGGGGTCGGAGCAGGTACTAACAAAAGCCCAAGCAGACACATCACGTCTGTCCCACTGAGCGTGTCCATAATTTGGAGCCTGCTGCCTCTTACAGGATTTAAAAACAGTGTATATCACAGTGTCGAAACAACTCTGGCCACTGTATCAGGTGTGTCTGAGTTAATCTCCAAGAaggagaaagcatcctatcactGCTTCTAGTGATGCATTGTGAGTGGGCAGTTTCGGACTGACTCCTGTTTTTTCTCGTTTGATGGGTGCATTGGTTCTGTGGGTTTAAAGTGCACCTTTTACCTCCTCTATCGATGTGCTGTGCACATTTTACCGTTGCAGTTATTTAATGCACCTTAATCTGTAAAGTCTAGATTTTATTTCTCTATTTATGGGTGACATTCACATTTATGTTTGTGGTGTGTATTTCACTCGCAAGTTTGTTTGTGTTCTAGAGCAAGGTGACTCCGAAACTGTCAAATATGAAGCTATACTGGACAACATCGAACATCTTCATCCCGCGGTGGCAGGTCAGCTTCATGCAGCGATCGGGGAGGGTCGAGGGAAGGGTTCGGGTGTTAAAGGAAGGGGGTAACACAAAGATGAAGACAAAAGGggattgggagtgggatggggcaACGTGGAGATTCACACCCCAGGTGGATGTGCTTTGATGGAAGGGCAAACAAACGTAGCTGGAGGTCGATGGGAGAGGTAATAGTCAATTTGAGGATTAATGTACCAGAGTGTGCGGTGCCAGGTTGCGAATGAATATGCCAGAGGGAGGGAAGTTGACAAGAGGACTATATTAACAGAGGGGTTGACTTCATTGGATAGTATAATGCATCTGAAAGAGAGGATTCCATAAGAGATATCAAAGGGAAGGCGATAATGGTTGGTTCATTAATCACAGACAGACTTGTCATCGGCAGTGTTAGCATCCTAGTATTGAGAGGAGGAATGTCCGAGATGGGAGGATTGAGGGGTCTCAGTGGAGGGGCTGGGGCAATGTGCCAAAGAGGAATTAGGTTGATTGGAGGATTAAGGTACCAGGTCTCTAAGGAAAAGGTTAATAGACCCGAGGGATGGTGGTAACTGGTCACACAGCCATTGCTGCTTGTGTTGAACCTGGTGCATCTCTGCTTATTAGACCAGCTTCGGAAGTTGTCCAATCCCAAGGCCAAGGAGAAGACCCTGAGGAAACTCAGATCCACCAAGGAGGTTATTCTGACCCCGCCATCGAAAAACAAAGCAGCCTTCAAGTCTAAAAACCCCAACGGTGCACAGCGAAAGCTTTGAATATGATGGAAACTTCGTGAATAAATCACACAATCCAGGGATTGGGGCGGCAATAGTTAACAATACACACAGAAGAAACAAGGGATAAAGGGGCATCCCAAGGTTATTTCCCAGGGGTGGAGGAAGGATGGGGTACATTGGAAAGACATGAGGGGCCCTGAATCATTTTGAAGTGCTTATACAACAAACACTAATGTAAAATTCAAATTCAGAAGCCGTATGGGTGAATAGAATGAAATGGAAGCCAGCTAAAGCAAAAAAGGAGGCACACGTTTAAAAGGATAAACAAAACTTAAATACTGACTGGACTGAAtagctgtttcagtgctgtaaacAGGAGGTCACTGGAAGTTTTTCTCCTagttatttatccaattctttctTGAATTTTGCTATTTAATGTGCTTCCATCAGCTTTTTAGATGGTGAATTCTGGATCAAAACTAGGGGCTCTCAGAGTTAACAATGGGAAATTAATGCATTAATTACACATTACTGGTAGAGCCACTTTTCAGTAAATTAAAACTTACACTTCTTGTCCTCCACATTGAAAAGTCGATCTACAAGCTTAGACTCCCAACTGCACCCAGGAACTCCTTGGAGCTAAAGAAATGAAACAACGAAAAGTGGCTTCCACGTGATCCCAAAGTTAAATAACTACTTTCTTTAATctgtctgaaataaaatgaatgacGTTCTGCTGTTATGTAAGAATTTAGGACCGCCTTACTGTGCAAATTACAGTCATTACATTAAAAGACAATTAAAATGTTCCAGCTTGCTGCTTTGTGGATCTGGGCTGCTTGGTTTTGGGGGCAGAGAGACCACCATCGCCTGCTGCTGCACCCAATATCAGGTCTTATTTTTAgtttttcattttgaaaaatgaaaGAGTCATAAGCGagcctagcatttattgtcccttCCTAATCTCCGACCTGAGCAGCCAACTAAACCATatcagagggtagttaagagaTACCCAAATTGGTGTGTCTGGAGCCAGGCTAGGCAAGTTcagcacatttccttccctggaggccatcagtgaaccaggtggtgtttttttattttacagactGATATGTAATCATCACTGCTCACCGTCTCTGGATAGTCCAGGCCTCTAGGTTACTTGTCTGTTAACCAGTGCCATCTACGATCAAAAAGTAGTTATTAACATCAACCATACATTGAGATTGGGGAACAGACATGATTCTTCagtatttaaatgaaaatcatgACAAGCACTCAGCTCCACATTGAGCTTTCTGCAAGATGTTCACCAGAGGAACTTTACGTGCAGAGTAGGAGAAATGTAGTGGGAATAGGTGCAACACAGGCCTAACACCTGAAATCAGCTTCTTTGATTGAACCTGGGGGTCGGTTTGATTCACCTCTGGGCAGTACTGGGACCAGTTGTAACAAGTGCCAACAGGGGTCCACTGCACTACCTGGATCAGAGTTCAATTATACCCTTCATATCATCCTGAAACAGACTCCCAGAGTAGACGGAAAGCGAGGGACAGTCAAATACAGAACCACCTTTCCAGGCTCCTTACTGTTGTCACTTGCATCACCCAAATACAGCCTGCAAACTTAGCACCAAGTGTAACAGGGCATAAAGTCCAGGACATGTGAGCTCCTGGAAATGGAGGAACATAGATCCAGGGGTTACAGGACTGCAGGAAGTTTCATAGCTAGGAGGGCACCCCACAGCTAATCCAAAATTCTCACTTTCAAAGTTATGAAAATCAAAGACAAAGCATTCTCCATGGTACAATTCAAGAATATTGGCTTTCTAATATCGTTTAGTATGATTAAAGCTGCAATTAACCTGACCTTTAACTGTTCAAGAGTCCTAATTACAAGAACTCTTGGGGAGAGCTTCCTCAGGTGGGCTCTGGATCTTTAGCCAATCACCTTACATCTGTATCCATTTCCTGGGTGCAAAACTTTCTGCCACTGCAAACAGTTTCTTTGCTCTAACAAAACCATTTATGAATACCTATCAAACCTCTCCTACCCAAGGTGCAAACCCAGTCACTTTGCACTCTAACATAATTAAACTATTTCCTTCAGTTATTGACAGGTATCCATTCCTACATCAAGGCACTTGCACCTGGTAAAATGCCAGCCAAAGGCCTTGCTGTGAATCGTGTTTATCCCCATCCACTATCAGCTTACAAAAGAGGCAAAGACTAATCATACAGGACATTTTATTCACATCTAATAACCATACATTGGTGAGGTCTCTGTGACCCCATCACGAAAATTAAATGGGGCATAACAGGAGTCTTCACAATCTTTTCTCTTCACTTTGCTGCAGTCTTTCAACAGGGATCTTCCACTTCAGTATATACCTGGTAGAAAGGTaaaagagcatttggaaaatcatgaggCAGATTCAACAAAAAACATGTTTGCCCAATGTAACCGACAGGAAAGACTAGGACAGGATGCAGAAAATCAGTGACATGCCATTTTTGACAGAAGGAATTCCACAAGGTGTTACACAACTCAGTTTGATATTCACGTATTAGCATGGAGAGACAATCGGCCAAAAAGGAGAGATCAGGAATGAGTTAATCTCGCCAGTGCAACTGcatctgtggtgaccagaactgtacttcAAGCTGGGTTGTTTCCGGTTCTATCATAATCttgctgcttttatattctatgcctcaactaataagtATCCCTTACGGCTTCTTAGCCCCTTATTGATCTGTCTCACCACCCTTCTgctccaagatccatctgttaCTCCACACCTTGGATGTTTTCTATTTATTGTCCACGACCCTGCCTTACTGCCTCTGCCCAAGTACATTACTTCATACCtctctagattaaattccatttgctatacTTTTGCCCAACTAAACAGACCGTCTGTACCCAGGGAAA from Pristis pectinata isolate sPriPec2 chromosome 17, sPriPec2.1.pri, whole genome shotgun sequence harbors:
- the LOC127579600 gene encoding uncharacterized protein C22orf15-like, translated to MPLLGLSGQTKIFNHRCRIVNFIDYIKQTCGTGTEACIDLVDEAGNLMNLSAQQNSLEPASNILTARQRYILIKMSKQGDSETVKYEAILDNIEHLHPAVADQLRKLSNPKAKEKTLRKLRSTKEVILTPPSKNKAAFKSKNPNGAQRKL